CTTTAAGTATTTCACCATTGATTCCCGCCCATATTTTACCGTCCTCGTCAATATCCTGAAGAGCGATATTCGGTCCGTTCAAGGCAACGGAAACGAGGGTGGAAACAGATTTTACTTCTCCTTTTTCGTTAAATTCAATACGATTGAGCTTATTGGCGCAGTGTAACCAGATGCAACCTTTAGAATCTTTCATGACGTGTGTAGCCGGCTGGTTCAAGATGTTTTTCAATACCCCTTTGGCATCTCGCGGCAAGGTCGGTCTCAGGTTGGTGAGGTCAATGATGTCCGTTCCTCCTTCCGACACCATCCAAAGTCTTTGAAATGAATCTTCGCATACATTAATAATAAAGTTGCTTTTCAGCCTGCAATGAGGGGTATTGGGATTGTAATTCACAAACTCATAGCCATCGTAGCGCGAAACTCCGCCTCCGGCAGTTGAAATCCATAGAAATCCACGGCTGTCCTTATATAAGTCATCTATGAAATTGTGGGGCAATCCGTTGTTCATTGTCACGTATGTGATGTTGTAGCGGTCGGCGAACCGTTCTTGTGCATGTACGTTCTTCCGGCCGGCAAAAAACAGAATATTATAGATTATAAGGAGTACGAATAGGTGTTTTTTCATGCGAGTACGTATTAATAAGAGCAAAGTTAAAAGATAATCTCAAATCGCAAAAGCGAAACGGGCTTCTTTTCGGCAGAATACAGGATTGTCCACCAATCGTGTTCGTATGTCCACCTTCAATAGGTGAAACAGGCCGTATTTTTGTAACATAATTGATGAACGAAAACACTGATGTTATGAAAAACTTGTTCTTGCCCGTCTTTTTAATTGCAGGCAGCTTGTTCGCAAGCTGCACTTCTGCTGTGTTTAAACCGATTCCTTCTGCGAATCCTTGGGATGACAATTATTTATCCGTAGCTAAAATGGAAAATTACCGCCAGTGGGGAACATATAATGTGCACGACCCGTCCTGCCGCAAGCTGGGCGACTATTATTATATGTATTCTACTGACGCTATTTTCGGTGAAAACCAGAAGGAAGCCAAAGAAAAAGAAGTTCCCTTGGGATATATCCAGATGCGCCGTTCCAAAGATCTGGTACATTGGGAATTTCTGGGATGGGCTTTTCCCGAGATACCCGAAGAAGCTGTCCGGTGGGTACAGGCTCACGCGGGCGGACATGGAGCTACAAATATCTGGGCTCCCTATATCATCCCCTACAAGGACAAATATCGTCTGTACTATTGCGTATCCGCATTCGGGCGTAAGACTTCCTATATCGGGCTTGCTGAATCCGTTTCTCCCGAAGGGCCGTGGACGCAAGTGGGTTGTACCGTAAAGACAGATGACTCCACTGCTATGAATGCCATCGACCCAAGTGTCATAGTAGACGAGGTCACCGGAAAATGGTGGATGCATTATGGCTCTTTCTTCGGCGGATTATACTGTGTAGAATTGAACCCTGAAACTGGATTGCCTCTGAAAAACGGAGACTTGGGGCATCTTGTAGCACGTCGTGCCAATTACAGGAAAGACAACCTCGAAGCACCGGAAATAATTTACAACCCTGATTTGAAACAATACTATCTGTTCACTTCTTATGACCCGTTGATGACAACCTATAATGTACGTGTCAGCCGTTCGGACGCCGCTGAGGGGCCGTTTGTCGATTATTCGGGAAAGGCGGTGAAAGATACGACCAATAATTTCCCGATATTGACCGCTCCCTATCGTTTTGAGAATCATCAAGGATGGGCTGGTACAGCGCATTGCGGAGTTTTCTCCGATGGTGAAGGAAACTATTTCATGGCTCACCAAGGGCGTCTTTCTCCGCAAAACCAGTTGATGGTATTGCATATTCGCCAGTTGTTCTTTACACCGGACGGATGGCCGGTCGTTTCTCCCGAAAGATATGCAGGGACAGTTCCCCGTAAATTCACCGAAGCGGACTTGGCAGGAGAGTGGGAGATCATCCGTGTGCAGGAACCAAAGTACGAACGCCAGTTGGAAGCCGGACAAATCCTTTGGGGCGAAGGTGAATTGAAAGACGGTGAGTGGAATCTCTCAACCCGTATCAGTTTATTAAAGGATGGAACCTGCAAAGGGGAGATGACGGATGATGAATGGAAAATTGTGCAAATGAATGGAAACTGGTCCTTTTTGACCGAAAAACACCTGTTAATGGTAAAATTTGGCAAAGAGGAAATTAATAATCTGATTATCTTTGCAGGACATGATTGGGAGAATGAAACAGAAACCATTCTCTTTACCGGGCTCGATAGTCAGGGACGTTCTGTCTGGGGAAAAAGAATCAAATAAACCATATATAATTTTTTATTGAAAACCATGAGAAGATACACAGAAATCTTGGCTGCATTAGCCATCTCTGCCGGAATGGCACTTCATGCGCAAACCAATGAAATGGTGATACAAACCAAGAAGTTGGGAGCTGAAATTCAACCTACCATGTACGGACTCTTTTTTGAGGACATCAACTATGCTGCCGACGGGGGGCTTTATGCTGAATTGGTCAAGAACCGTTCATTCGAGTTTCCCCAACACTTGATGGGCTGGAATACTTACGGAAAAGTGTCATTGATGGACGACGGCCCTTTCGAACGCAATCCTCATTATGTACGCCTTTCCGACCCGGGACACGCGCATAAGCATACCGGACTTGATAACGAAGGCTTTTTCGGTATCGGTGTTAAGAAAGGAGAGGAGTATCGTTTTTCCGTTTGGGCACGCCTGCCACAGGGAAGTGCGAAAGAAACATTGCGGATTGAACTCGTAGATACCAAATCAATGGGCGAACGTCAGGCTTTTGCCACACAGAATCTTACCATTGATTCAAAAGAATGGAAAAAATATCAGGTTATCCTGAAACCGGGAGTAACCAATCCTAAATCTACGCTTCGCATTTTTCTTACTTCCAAAGGAACTGTAGATTTGGAACACATTTCTCTTTTCCCGGTAGATACTTGGAAAGGACATGAAAACGGACTCCGTAAAGACCTTGCACAGGCTTTGGCGGATATTCATCCGGGAGTCTTCCGTTTTCCCGGCGGCTGTATTGTAGAAGGTACCGACCTGGAAACCCGCTATGACTGGAAGAAGTCAGTGGGTCCCGTGGAAAACCGTCCTTTGAACGAAAACCGTTGGCAATATACTTTTACCCACCGTTTCTTCCCGGATTATTATCAAAGCTACGGGCTTGGATTCTATGAATACTTTCTTTTGTCGGAAGAAATGGGTGCAGAACCTCTTCCAATTCTGAATTGCGGTTTGTCTTGCCAATATCAGAATGACGACCTGAAAGCTCACGTAGCAGTCTGCGATTTGGACAGCTATATTCAGGACGCACTTGACCTGATTGAATTTGCCAATGGCGATGTTAATACGACTTGGGGAAAAGTGCGTGCAGATATGGGGCATCCTGCTCCTTTCAATCTGAAATTTATCGGTATTGGTAACGAACAATGGGGTAAAGAATATCCCGAACGTCTTGAGCCGTTTATCAAAGCTATCCGTAAGGTATATCCCGATGTGAAGATTGTAGGCAGCTCCGGCCCTAATTCCGAAGGTAAGGAATTCGATTACCTGTGGCCCGAAATGAAACGCCTGAAAGCCGATTTGGTGGACGAACACTTCTATCGTCCCGAAAGCTGGTTCTTAGCCCAAGGTGCACGTTATGACAACTACGACCGTAAAGGTCCGAAAGTCTTTGCCGGTGAATATGCCTGCCACGGAAAAGGAAAGAAATGGAACCATTTCAATGCCGCTTTGCTCGAAGCTGCTTTCATGACTGGATTGGAACGTAATGCTGACATCGTTCACATGGCCACTTATGCTCCGCTTTTCGCTCATGTGGAAGGATGGCAATGGCGTCCTGATATGATTTGGTTCGATAACCTGAACTCTGTGCGTACCACTAGCTATTATGTACAACAACTGTATGCGCAAAACAAAGGAACAAATGTACTTCCCCTTACCATGAACAAGAAAAATGTAACGGGAGCCGAAGGACAGAACGGGCTCTTTGCCAGTGCTGTTTACGATAAGGATAAGAATGAACTGATTGTAAAGGTTGCCAATACTTCCGCCACAATACAGCCAATTTCCTTGAGTTTTGAAGGATTGAAGAAACAAGATGTATTGTCTAATGGTCGTTGTATTAAACTTCGTTCGCTTGATTTGGATAAGGATAATACACTTGAGCAACCTTTTGCCATTACTCCGCAAGAGACTCCGGTATCTATTGAAGGGCATGTGTTTACAGCCGAGTTGGAACCGAATACATTTACTGTTTATAAATTCACGAAGAAATGATAAATAAGAGTAAATTCATAGTTCTCTCATTTGCACTGACAGCCTTTTCCGGACTGTCAGCGCAGAATGATACTACTTTTATTGCCAATGGCAATCCCATCATTCAATATAAATATACGGCGGATCCGGGAGCCATGGTACATGATGGGAAAGTATATATCTACGCCGGACACGATGAATGTCCGCCCCCCAAAGAACATTATTTGATGAATGAATGGTGTGTCTTTTCCTCTCCCGACATGAAAACATGGACGGAACATCCCGTTCCTTTAAAAGCCAAGGATTTCAGTTGGGCAAAAGGTGAGGCGTGGGCAAGCCAGGTGATTGAGCGTGACGGCAAGTTTTATTGGTATGTAACGGTAGAACACAATACGATTCCCGGTAAATCTATCGGTGTAGCCGTTTCTGATTCTCCGACAGGTCCTTTTGCAGATGCCCGCGGTTCGGCATTGATCACCAATGACATGACCACCGAATATACCAAAATTCGGTGGGATGATATTGATCCGACAGTTTTTATTGACGATGACGGTCAGGCGTATCTTTATTGGGGAAACACCCAATGCTACTATGCCAGACTGAAAAAGAACATGATCGAATTGGACGGTCCGATTATCCCGGTTAGTCTTCCTCGTTTTACGGAAGCTCCTTGGATTCATAAACGTGGAGACTGGTATTATCTCTCGTATGCTTCCGGATTTCCAGAAAAGATTTGCTATGCAATGAGCCGTAGCATTACAGGATCTTGGGAATATAAAGGTATCCTGAATGAAATTGCGGGTAACTCCAATACTAACCACCAGGCCATCATCGAATTTAAGGGAGACTGGTATTTCATTTATCACAATGGCGGCATTAATACGGCCGGTGGCAGTTTCCGTCGCTCCGTTTGCATCGACCGTTTGTATTACAATGAAGACGGCACAATGAAGAGAATACAGATGACGACAGAAGGCGTACAGTAAAAGAATAATAAGATTGGAGTTAGTTAAATCAGTAGATAATAGGTTTTAGGTTTTGTTAATTGAGAAGAAGGGCGGCTACCGTGATGGGAAGCCGCCCTTCTTAGTTATTTAATCTTGAATAATTTCTTATTCCAATCTACGAGAACCGTCGCCGATTACTACATCATATACTTTCGGGCTTCTGCCGAATTTAGCTTTGAAAGCAGCTTTTGTCTTTTCAACGAAGTTATCGTACAATTCGTCTTTAACAAGGTTGATAGTACAACCACCGAAGCCACCACCCATTACACGTGAACCGGTTACACCGTATTCTTTAGCGCAGTCATTCAGGAAGTCGAGTTCTTCGCAGCTTACTTCGTACAGCTTGCTCATGCCGTGATGAGTTTCGTACATCTTCTGACCGACAGTTTCGTAATCATCCTTTTCCAATGCCTCGCAAACATCGAGTACACGTTGGATTTCTTCGATTACATATTCTGCACGCATATAGTCTTCAGCGCTGATATCAGCTTTCGCTTCTTCCAGCATAGCCATTGTACAGTCGCGCAGGAATTCTACGTGCGGATGTTTTTTCTGGATAGCGGCAACAGCAGCTTCACAGCTTTGGCGACGCTTGTTGTAAGCGGAAGAAGCCAATTCGTGTTTCACAACAGAATCCATCAGCACCAGGCGATAGCCTTCCGGATGGAAGGGGAAATACTGATACTCCAGTGAACGGCAATCCAAACGGATCAAGCTGCCTGCTTTACCGAACACAGAAGCAAACTGGTCCATGATACCGCAGTTCACGCCGCAGTAGTTGTGTTCTGTTGCCTGGCCCACTTTAGCCAATTCGAATTTATCTATTTTGTTTTCACCGAACAGTTCGTTCAATGCGAAAGCATACGTACTTTCCAAAGCAGCAGAAGAAGACATACCTGCACCCAGAGGTACATCACCTGCAAAAGCAGTATTGAATCCCTTTACGTCAACGCCACGTTTAATCATTTCACGGCATACGCCGAAAATATATCTTGCCCAGCTGGCACGTGGAGCATCCTCTTCGTTCAGGCCAAATTCTACATAGTCTTTCAAGTCGATAGAGTAAGCTCTCACTTTGTCAGTACCGTTCGGTTTGATTTCAGCAATCATGCCTTTGTCCACTGCTCCCGGAAATACGAATCCACCGTTGTAGTCAGTGTGTTCGCCGATCAGGTTGATACGACCCGGAGAAGCATATAAAAATCCGGTAGTTCCGTCAAAGTGTTTAATGAATCGACTTCTTACGTATTCTGTATCCATGATATTAATAGTTTAAAGGTGAATAATTTATATATGATTATTCCACAGGAATATCTTTGTTGACATTTTTGCAACCGATTTTGCTATAATATAAAATATAGACCAACATAGCGATAATCAGCCAGTAGCTTGTGATCGGGTTGGTTGCTTTTGCTATGAAGTCTTGAATCAATGGCATGATACCACCACCGACTACCATCATCATGAATAAGCCGGACGCAGCAGCCGTATACTTGCCCAGTCCTTCTACAGCAAGGTTGAAGATACCGCCCCACATAACAGAAGTGGAAAGTCCGCATACTGCAATAAGGAAACATTTCATTGGAATTTCATTTCCTTTGAATTCTACAGTGACTGTTTCAGGCATCAGGATAGCAATCAGCAACATGATAATGGCAAACAAGGAAACGGCAGTCATTTGTGCAGTAGTTGAAATTTTTCCGCTGATGATACTGCTGGAAGCACGTCCGATAAGCATCAGGAACCAGTAACTGGCAGCCAATGTACCACCTATGGCTGCTGAGCCTTCGAATCCTAGGTTCGTGATATAGAAGTTTAGCTGTGCCGGTATACCGATTTCTACGCCCACATAGAAGAAAATAGCAATAACGCCCAGCAGACAGTGACGGAAAGCCAATGGACTGTGTTCGAACTTCTTGTTTCCTGTGTTAGCTTGCGGTTCGGGGATGGCAACAAATGAAATGATGACGAATGACAGAATGAATATACCGATACCGATAAACAAAAGAGGAGCTACATTGCTCATGCTTGTTTCAGCGGTAACTTGCCCAATCAATACACCTACCAATAGCGGCGTCAATGTTCCGGTCAGTGAGTTCAAGGTACCCCCGATTTGAATCAACTGGTTTCCTTTGTTTCCACCGCCGCCTAAAAGGTTCAACATCGGGTTTACTACGGTGTTCAACATACATACACAGAAACCGCAGATGAATGCCCCAAACAGATAGATAATAAGGTTCAGAGCAACGATTTGACCATCATAAGTGAAAGTTTCGATGTCTGCGCCGAAAATACTGGAAAGATATTGTACAATCAATCCGATAGCACCTACTGCCAAGGCGCTCAAAGCAGTCTTCTTATACCCGTATTTAACGAGCATTTTACCTGCGGGAATACCCATAAACAGGTAAGCCGCAAAGTTCATCATGTTTCCCATCATGGCAGCCCAACTATATTGGAATCCCCAGATATTACCGAATGGAGCGGCCATGTTAGTAACAAATGAAATCATCGCAAAAATAAAGCACATTGTGATAATAGCGATGAGATTACCACTCTTTTTTTCTTGTGTCATGGTTCAAAAAAAATGTTAGTTTATAAAATTAGGTTAGTTGTTTTTCAAATCTTATTCTTCCACAGTAAACTTGTAAACAGTGATCTGTTGGTATTCATCACCCGGCAGCAAAGTAGCCGATGGGAAATGTGGCTTGTTCGGAGTATCCGGGAAACACTGTGCTTCAAAGCAGATAGCGCTTCTTGCAGGGAATGTAGCCCCATGTGCGCCTTCAAATCCATTCAGCCAGTTGCCTGTATAGAGTTGCACGCCGGCTTCGGTGGTATACACTTCCATGATACGGCCGCTTTTCGGGTCTTTGCAAGTAGCAGCCAGGTCGAGTGAGCCGCTCTCTATCTTGTTCAATACATAGCAGTGGTCGTAGCCGGCACCAAAAATCAGTTGCTGGAATTTGTCATTGATACGTTCGCCTACGGTGTGCGGAGTACGGAAATCCATCGGAGTACCCTCTACTTTGGCAATTTCGCCTGTTGGAATAGAAACTTCATCGATAGGCGTATAGAAATCAGCGTTGATAGTAACGATGTGGTCGTTGACGGTAGGAGTAGGAGTGGAGATACCAGCGAGGTTGAAGAAACCGTGGTTAGTCAGATTAACGACTGTGGCTTTGTCGGTTGTTGCGCGGTATTCGATAGTCAGTGCGTTTACTTCGTTTTCCAGGTGGTAGGTCATTTCTACTTCCAGTTTGCCGGGGAATCCTTCTTCGCCATCGGCAGAAACATAGTTGAATTGCACTGTGCTCTCGTCAAGTTGTATAGCGTCCCATACACGAGCGTGGAAACCGGTAGGTCCTCCATGCAAGGAATTAGGACCGTTGTTGATGGTGAGTTCATGTTCTTCGCCGAACAATGTGAATTTTCCTTTGGCGATACGGTTGCCGTAGCGTCCGATAGTAGTGCTTAGGAAAGGTTCCGGGCTGTTGATGACGTGGTCGATGCTGTCGTGTCCGAGGATTACATTGGCATACTTACCGTTTTTGTCCGGTACCATGATAGAAAGAATGGCGCATCCGTAATTGGTTACAGCTACTTCCATTCCCTTTGTGTTTTTGAGGATAAATAAATCGGTTTTCTTATCATTTATATCCTTTTGGAAATCTTTCCGGCTGAGCCCTGATAGATTCCCTTCTGTTGGGAATGTGTTATTCATGTTTGGTATTATTAAAAATTTCCTGCAAATAAAGGGAAATTCTTTCTTTCTCACAAATTATTCCGACTAAATATAACAGGTGCTTTAGGAAAGTTTAGCTTTATTACTTCATCTTCTTTCGGATACAAAAGCAAAAGATGATTTCTTAAATGAATTTTCATCCTCCTTTTCTTTAAAACTAAACTATTTTTTGTATGTTTGCTCCCGGATTGTAACAATCCGAGCGAATTTAATCTAAGTTTATAACAAGAAAAACTAAAATGTATCCATTAAAATTCGAACCTATTCTGAAGCAGACGCTTTGGGGGGGCGACAAAATTATTCCATTCAAGCATTTGAACGCAGACTTGAAAGGAGTAGGAGAAAGCTGGGAGATTTCCGGTGTTGAGGACAATGAATCCGTAGTGGCTAATGGCCCGGATAAAGGTTTAACCTTAGCCGATATGGTAAGAAAGTATCGTGAGGAACTGGTTGGTGAAGCGAATTATGCCCGTTTCGGCAACAAATTTCCGTTGCTCATTAAGTTCATCGATGCCAAACAGGATTTGTCAATCCAGGTACACCCAACAGATGAGTTGGCGAAGAAACGCCATAATTCGATGGGAAAAACCGAGATGTGGTATGTGGTAGATGCCGACCAAGGAGCTAAATTGCGTTCAGGATTCTCTGAACAGATTACCCCGAAAGAATATAAAGAACGCGTGTTGAACAATACGATTACCGACGTATTGCAAGAGTATGAAATCCATCCGGGTGATGTGTTTTTCCTTCCTGCCGGACGTGTGCATAGTATCGGAGCCGGGGCGTTCATTGCCGAGATTCAACAGACTTCTGACATAACGTACCGTATCTACGACTTCAACCGCAAGGACGCGAACGGCAAAACCCGTGAACTTCACACCGATTTAGCTCGTGAAGCCATCAATTACGAAGTATTGGATGACTACCGCACTAAATACGATGCAGTGAAGGATGAACCGGTAGAATTGGTGGCATGTCCTTATTTCACGACTTCTCTGTATGACATGACTGAAGAAATCAGTTGTGATTACTCGGAACTTGACTCGTTTGTGATTTTTATCTGCATGGAAGGTACATGCAAAATGAGAGACAATGAAGGCAATGAACTGACTGTTAGTGCCGGAGAATCTATTTTGTTGCCTGCAACTACGCAAGACATCACAATCACTCCTGAAGGAGGAAATGTGAAATTGTTGGAGACATACGTGTAAAATTTAATATGCATATAGTTAAGGTCATTCGACTTTGTTCCGTTATGGCGGGCAAAGCCGGATGACCTTTTTCTGTAAAGCTATGCTTTAGCAATCGTAAAGCATAGCTTTATGGTCTCTAAAGCGGTGCTTTAGGTTGTATAAAACATAGCTATTATTAATGGGGAGGGTACAGAAGGTACAGAAATTCACCCCTCCCTATCACACACGCACACGTATACGTATACGCGCGCGTTTATTTATGTATGCGAGAAATGCATATAATATATTAAGGATATGTGGAAATAGAATTATGGATAAGAGGCATTGGGAGGATATCCGTTTCTGTCCATATTCTATTTCTCACCTATATTATACGCGTGCGTGTGCGTGTGTGATAGGGAGGGGTGAATTTCTGTACCTTCTGTACCCGTCTTGCGATGAAAAGAAGTAATTGTAAGCTACCTTGGTTGTTTGATAAATCGGTTGGCGTTGAAAAATTAATTATCTCAATTTCCTAAAATACGTCCGCATCTTCCGCATAATCTTGATTCCTATCATTACTCCGTCAAAGATAGCCATCCCGGTATTGAACGAACGCATGATAGCATCCGCCTTATTGGTTGCCGGAGCAATCGGGGCAAATATCTCGCGTGTTGTAGCGGTCATGGCTCTTTTTTGGGCATGAATCTCATCCAAGAGTTTCTTTTTACGTTCGGCAATCTCTTCTAACGTGAATTTCTTTGGTGGTGTCTGCGCATTCATAATTTATTTATTTGAATCAGTTAAAAATAAATTAGCTAGGAAGTTCACCATCGGAGAAATGATGAGCTGCTTGCGGAAAATAATAACCAAGGCGATGAGAGCCATGTTGATACCCGCAATAATGGCGAAACTCGACATCAGTCCGCCCACGAAAGGCTCTAATATATAAGCAAGAGCAAAAAATAAATAAAACAGGGCAACCATGCCCAAGATAATAAGTATTAGTATCATTATTAACGTGGAAAAAAGTATGGTTAACTTCTCCGTCAATTCTAATATGGTATATTCTTTTTGAAGCTTCAGATATTTCTTAAACTCAAAAAATAACTGCTGAAAATTTTCAATACTTTTATCGTCTCCCAACATAGTCACTCTGTTTTTAATCTTTGGTTACTTACTTATTCTGCTATTTCTCCTTTCATCTCCGCAGCAATCTCGTCAACAAGAGTTTCCATTTCGCTACGGTTTAGTTTGATTCCTTTTTTACGAAGAATTTCTGCAATTTTGTGACGAGTGTCTTCTCCTTTTTCAGGAGCAAATAAAATACCAAGGGCTGCGCCTACGGCTGCACCACCCAGAAAAGCTGCTAAAACATTCAATCCTTTCATAATGTATAATGTTTAAAATGATTATAATACAACAAATATAACATTTTTATGGAAAGGTTGTTCATGCAAACAGGAAAAAAGTGCTTTGTTTTATAATTCTTTTTTTCTTTAGGGGTTTAATCTTATTTAACGGAGCTTTGTAGCTTACCATTGAAGGTTAAGACGTACTTTTGTTTTCAAATATTGTAAATCAAAACATAATGGAAGCTAAGATTGTTTTAATAACAGGTGCCGATAGCGGAATGGGTGAAGACAAACTTTGATGCCTACAAATCAGGTAAAGGGTACTATTTCGTATAAGAAAAAGCCGGAATAGACGTTTTTTTGATGGTTTTCTTTGCCGGATGATAAAATTTCTATTATTTTGTTGCCCGAAATTAAAATAGAATAGACGAAAATATTGAATTATTAATTAAAACAGAGTATAGGATTATGAAAAAATTAGTCGTATTAGGAATGGGGGTATGCTTGGTGCTGGCATTTGCATCTTGTAAATCCAGCGAAAGTGCCTATAAGAAAGCTTACGAAAAAGCTAAACAACAAGAATTGGCAGAACCGCAGGTGGAAGCTCCGGTAGAAGTAACTCCGGTAGTTGCAGCTCCTGTGACAACTACTAAAGTGGCAGATACATCCGGCGTTCGTCAGGAAAAGGTTACAGTGGTTTCTGGCAACGAAGGGTTGAAAGATTATAGCATCGTAGCAGGTAGCTTTGGTGTGAAAGCGAATGCTGAAGGCCTGAAAGATTGGTTGGATGGACAAGGATATCAGTCTACGATTGCATTTAATGCTGACAAGGCAATGTATCGCGTTATCGTAAATTCATTTGCTGATAAGGCCGCTGCTGCTGAAGCTCGCGACGCATTCAAGGCTAAATATCCGAACCGTTCGGATTTCCAAGGTGCTTGGTTGCTGTATCGTGTATATTGATTTCTTTTTGGTAATATATATTGGAAAGAACGAACGTTTTTTCCGAATAAGAAGGCGGTAACTGGGAAGTTACTGCTTTTTTATTGGAAATGAGTGATATCTCCGTTTAGATATTTTTATCTTTCTACTAAAAGAAGTTATAAATGATGGGAAGGAAACTTTTATAGCAAAGAAAGTTTTTACTTTTGTCAATTCTTAATTTAGAGAATGTATTGCCTGAATGTGAATAGGGCATTAATTTAGAGATTGAATGGAACAAAAATATGTAATGGCTGCTATCGAGGCGGCTTTAAAAGCAGGTGAAAAGATTCTTTCTGTTTATAATGATCCGGCATCGGATTTTGAAATAGAAAGGAAAGCTGATAACTCTCCGCTAACTATAGCAGACAGAAAAGCGCATGAAGCGATTGTGGCTATTCTGAATGATACTCCTTTTCCAGTTCTTAGTGAAGAAGGGAAGCATTTAGGGTATGAGACTCGACGTGAGTGGGATAATTTATGGATTGTAGATCCTCTGGATGGAACGAAGGAGTTTATCAAGCGTAATGGAGAATTTACGGTAAATATCGCTTTGGTGCAGGACTCTGTGCCTGTGTTCGGTGTTATTTATGTGCCTGTGAAAAATGAACTTTATTTTGGGGTTGAAGGCGTAGGGGCTTATAAATGTTCCGGTATTGCCAGTTGGGAAGGTGACGGCGTGGCATTGGAAGGACTGGTTGCGAAATCGGAACGGTTACCTTTGAAGGAAGTACACGATCATCTGATTGTGGTTGCTTCACGTTCGCACCTGTCGCCTGAAACAGAATCATATATTGCAGATTTAAGAAAGAAACACGGCAGTGTGGAGTTGATTTCGAGTGGAAGTTCTATTAAAATCTGTCTGGTTTCTGAAGGAAAGGCTGATGTATATCCGCGTTTCGCTCCGACAATGGAGTGGGATACGGCTGCAGGGCATGCGATAGCCCGTGCCGCAGGGATGGAAGTATATCAGGCTGGAAAGGAAGAACCTCTACGATATAACAAGGAGGATTTATTGAATCCTTGGTTTGTTGTTGAGCCAAAAAGAGAACATTAAATAATGTTTATAT
The Bacteroides caecimuris DNA segment above includes these coding regions:
- a CDS encoding MFS transporter codes for the protein MTQEKKSGNLIAIITMCFIFAMISFVTNMAAPFGNIWGFQYSWAAMMGNMMNFAAYLFMGIPAGKMLVKYGYKKTALSALAVGAIGLIVQYLSSIFGADIETFTYDGQIVALNLIIYLFGAFICGFCVCMLNTVVNPMLNLLGGGGNKGNQLIQIGGTLNSLTGTLTPLLVGVLIGQVTAETSMSNVAPLLFIGIGIFILSFVIISFVAIPEPQANTGNKKFEHSPLAFRHCLLGVIAIFFYVGVEIGIPAQLNFYITNLGFEGSAAIGGTLAASYWFLMLIGRASSSIISGKISTTAQMTAVSLFAIIMLLIAILMPETVTVEFKGNEIPMKCFLIAVCGLSTSVMWGGIFNLAVEGLGKYTAAASGLFMMMVVGGGIMPLIQDFIAKATNPITSYWLIIAMLVYILYYSKIGCKNVNKDIPVE
- a CDS encoding aldose epimerase family protein, giving the protein MNNTFPTEGNLSGLSRKDFQKDINDKKTDLFILKNTKGMEVAVTNYGCAILSIMVPDKNGKYANVILGHDSIDHVINSPEPFLSTTIGRYGNRIAKGKFTLFGEEHELTINNGPNSLHGGPTGFHARVWDAIQLDESTVQFNYVSADGEEGFPGKLEVEMTYHLENEVNALTIEYRATTDKATVVNLTNHGFFNLAGISTPTPTVNDHIVTINADFYTPIDEVSIPTGEIAKVEGTPMDFRTPHTVGERINDKFQQLIFGAGYDHCYVLNKIESGSLDLAATCKDPKSGRIMEVYTTEAGVQLYTGNWLNGFEGAHGATFPARSAICFEAQCFPDTPNKPHFPSATLLPGDEYQQITVYKFTVEE
- a CDS encoding type I phosphomannose isomerase catalytic subunit, yielding MYPLKFEPILKQTLWGGDKIIPFKHLNADLKGVGESWEISGVEDNESVVANGPDKGLTLADMVRKYREELVGEANYARFGNKFPLLIKFIDAKQDLSIQVHPTDELAKKRHNSMGKTEMWYVVDADQGAKLRSGFSEQITPKEYKERVLNNTITDVLQEYEIHPGDVFFLPAGRVHSIGAGAFIAEIQQTSDITYRIYDFNRKDANGKTRELHTDLAREAINYEVLDDYRTKYDAVKDEPVELVACPYFTTSLYDMTEEISCDYSELDSFVIFICMEGTCKMRDNEGNELTVSAGESILLPATTQDITITPEGGNVKLLETYV
- a CDS encoding YtxH domain-containing protein, with translation MKGLNVLAAFLGGAAVGAALGILFAPEKGEDTRHKIAEILRKKGIKLNRSEMETLVDEIAAEMKGEIAE
- a CDS encoding SPOR domain-containing protein, whose amino-acid sequence is MKKLVVLGMGVCLVLAFASCKSSESAYKKAYEKAKQQELAEPQVEAPVEVTPVVAAPVTTTKVADTSGVRQEKVTVVSGNEGLKDYSIVAGSFGVKANAEGLKDWLDGQGYQSTIAFNADKAMYRVIVNSFADKAAAAEARDAFKAKYPNRSDFQGAWLLYRVY
- the cysQ gene encoding 3'(2'),5'-bisphosphate nucleotidase CysQ, with the protein product MEQKYVMAAIEAALKAGEKILSVYNDPASDFEIERKADNSPLTIADRKAHEAIVAILNDTPFPVLSEEGKHLGYETRREWDNLWIVDPLDGTKEFIKRNGEFTVNIALVQDSVPVFGVIYVPVKNELYFGVEGVGAYKCSGIASWEGDGVALEGLVAKSERLPLKEVHDHLIVVASRSHLSPETESYIADLRKKHGSVELISSGSSIKICLVSEGKADVYPRFAPTMEWDTAAGHAIARAAGMEVYQAGKEEPLRYNKEDLLNPWFVVEPKREH